The Apis cerana isolate GH-2021 linkage group LG2, AcerK_1.0, whole genome shotgun sequence genomic sequence TTAAACCTTTCAAAGTgcgcttttttttataaacatattactAATTACATAATCTATTTTACAGCCAAATTCAACAATCTCCGCTAAAATTCAACGCGTTTCTATTagagatatgaaattttttataacgtaAAAGCAATCATGTGATTGATAAAATGCactaaaataaacgaaatatattatatacatataatgtatatataatttgcgtAATGAACAACACGAGTTCCATTAAAAGCATAGTAACAAAATTCTCAAATCGcaacaatatattcaataaatcttCTCGgcactttttttcttatctcggTGCTCGAtggtaatattaaatcttatatatttgcaaattttttattagatcacACACGCATTTGATTATGACATGCTAAaggtaaaaacaaataatttgtcatggccaaaaaaaaaaaaaaaaagaaaaaaatacggcCTCTATAAAACCGCTTATATCTAAATTGGccaaaaaaggagagaaaaaaaaaaaaaaaaagaaaaaaaagaaataaaaaaaaaaaacaacttcAGCATCAGCAGATCAACTTTAAAATGCTTATAAAACACAAATTCAACGCGTTGAATTTGAGCAGAGGTCTAAAAACAGTAGATAAGTACTTTCGAGAATATTGgaaacatattacatattatctaTATCAAGTGGTGTCtaacaattaattctttacTATTAAGGGATTTATTACGCATGCATTCCCTTGTTTGTCGCCGCACAATGGCACGATTTTTGTCTCCACTGTTATAATCTATGAATCACCGAAGTATGCTTTCGTCTTAAAATTGTCAGACACAGCatcatagatattttaaactcTCCAGATATCTCCCATTCCAATTCATGCCATAGTATTTACaagtaaaataaacatatttgttGACTgcattacataaattttgtgCAATGTTTATCGCAGTTcttccttttatatttttcttttttatctatatcatatataaagaataactaaagtatataaactctgatttcattttataatgtttcattaattctaataCTCTCTGATTACgactttctcttcctctttctctcaaaAACACCCATACACATTCTGCACTCacgcgaaatttcattttctatatcacacatattcattttttctttctactgGATCTCatagtatttttaacaatGTTTAACAATGGCTTAGGCCTTTCATAATCCTTGCAAGGTATATCGATGTACAAATATCAGTCGTGCATATTTGGAATTGTACAACTATGAGTTGTAACTTTATAAcgtagtaaaataattttttcatttctatattaCCATTTCATAAATCATCTTTAGATTTAGAATGCAGACGAGTATTGTCTTTCCTTCTGAGAGAAGAAagctcttttttttcgaattaaatatttcgcgCGCGAAACAGTTACTTTatgtcattatattatttttttcattttgttattacacaagataatatgattaaatttttaagttgaGCTTTTAATTTACTAATGAGCGTTATCGTTACTAAAATACAGTAAATTCTTTATCACgcaaattttcacaattttatatgTCATTATCCCAATAGAACACAGATACTCGAACACACATTTAAGTCAACAGTAGTAATCTTGAGAAATATTCGatacgatatttcttttatatacaatataaagatattactgATATATGTACATCGACTCACCTTGATATGCCTGTCTAAGTTACCTGCACCAGGTTATATCAAAGTTTGAATTGCACTAAAGCCTTGCAGCACTTTACAACTCGCTAAAACTTGTACatcaacaatttttccaataaaaactttcctttttttcaatgaataatgATGTACTCATGTTGTGGAGTAAGGGGATGCATAGTATCACAGTTGGCACGTGGGCGCTAGCTACCACTACTGCTTACAGGCAGTGAATGTGGAGCTCCCATCGATGTAGGAGGAGCAGTCAATGgtcctataaaaatattctttatatattacttgctttataattaatatttaaaaaaatataaaatctcaaTTAATTCTCAAATAATTACCAGTTATATTAGGTGAAGATTCAGAAACAGGTAGTGGACTAACTAGACTGTTAGCACTCATAGGTGTAGAGTtagcttttaatttttgtctgACCTCCCTAATCTTTAATTGCAAACTTGTCTTATTAGGAAATATATCTGAATGTTTTGCTTGAAAAGTTGTAGTAGCTTGTGTTGAAGGAAAGTAACCATGttcttgaaataattgcattaCAAGATGTCGACGTTGTTCTAGTACTTTCCTGTGACCTCGTTCATTTTCACTTCTGCCAATTCCTACAGAATTTCCGGCACCTCCTCCAGGTGTTTTTGGTGTTCTGGGTGAACTAGCATCAACATCTACTAGATCAGTATTAGTTCTATATGCATCAACGTTAAAATCTGGACCAAAGAATGTATTTCCTGTCAACTTGACACTAGAAGTTGATTTTGGAGTAGCAGATATTGATGTATCTGATTCGATGTCATCCTCATTcactattagaaaaaattttgtattataatatttaaatttttaataaaaaattagaaaatatgtgctcttttataaaattattaaaatatttacttgtgGGCCTATGAGGTCCTTGCGCGGATTTTTTTCTGTAACTTTGCATTTGTATTGATGATTGTAAATTTGATGGATGTAAACCAGATGTTACTACTGAACCATGACCAGATGAACCCACTGTATTGATACTGATTGCACTTGGACTTTGTATATCTTCTGGTTTAAATTCTGGTAAGGATGAgaatttttcttggaaatttacTTGCTCCAGAActctatatacaaaaaattatatttttaattgtgaatttaaatttaaatttaaatttaatgataaaattcaaataatttttaatttttcatacctGTCCATTCCATCTTcgacatttttcttgaaaaaagaaCCCTTCTTGGTAGATGGTGACGGCGAAGCATgagattctgaaaaattttgttgttgttgtattTGTTCTGTAGCTTGAGATGTGTTCGTTTGTGGACGATTATCACAATGTTGAGAAGTCAAAGGCCCATGGTCTCCTGCATTTGATGTGGGAGGCAttgctataaaaaataaagaatgtatatatatatgtatatttatatttcatttatatttattatttaaaataattattaatatatcattaatatatcatgaagttgataaaaatatacccATTGACTGTCTCCTTTGTAACGGTGCTCGACCAAGTTGTGCTGGAGTTGGAGCAAGCATAAAAGGACCTTTACTTGGACCTATATCATTAGGTTGTGTTTCATCCAtagaatatgatttatttgtggGAATTTCAGTACTACCATGATTACTAAGAGGTGTATGAGGAGTATGTGGAGTAGATGGTTGTTTATGTTTATCATTTGTAGcagataaaagaatattcacagtatcttttctttcttgatCAGATTTTACATTAGttactgaaaaaatataaaaactatctttaattcttattcaaaatatatataatattattaaaacttatatatataaaaaatatgatttaccATAAAATTGGGCATGATTGTTTCctatttgattttcatttttttcgggTTCTGCAAGACGAGCTATTGGATGACCGATTCCTCGATAAGTTGATGTAGTGGAAGTTGTTGGAACTGAATATGGTTTGGTCACTATTACACTTTGGGTTTCCATTTTATTGCCAGAAACTAAAGCTTGGGAAGATATATTACGATTGCCagcatctataaaatataatttgcattatatttattttatacaaatttttataaatatatttttatataatataaattaataaattgtaatcattttaatattgaaaataatattagaaaaagttataataaatatataaatatcataaatagtaattataaataatattttattgcaatatttaaaaaagagtaaaatctcgaaataattatacaaaattaattatatataaatatattctgcaAAAACTTACCAGAAATAGGTATATGAAATCCACAATACATCCGGGAATGAGGTGGTGTTGGACCAAGATACTGTGATCCCTGCTGCGGTTTGGAAACAGCCACCAAATCGTTATCGAGCAATGTTAGAGTGAACGATGGTTGATAAGGGACAGCTGAAGTAAGGGGGCGAAGAATAGTGCCTAAAGACTGCAACGGCTGCTGTTGTTTAAACAGAGCCATCATAGGTTTCGATCCAATCTGTCAGTTAAACTTTTGTAGTTTAATCTTTGAGTTTATTCGCATGTGTTTACATAGCACCTTTTAGAAAAGCTTTAAGAGTTCGCTGCTCCCTCAATTCAggttttaattggaaaatagaagaaaaaaaaaaaaaaaaaaagaaagaaagaaagaaaagaaataatattgcagCAAGGTAGTGTAGGCACGTGCGAATAGCACTCGAATTATACTTAAACTTTATAGTAACTATTCATACCTTATATTCAGACagtagtaaaaaataatcatttatgagataataaataattgattgtttgAGTGTaggcaatataattatatttgttaattcaaaaaaatatgaaaattactaCTTATCCTTCActcaaacgaaataaatataaaacttttaagtaTTCACACATGCCCGAATGAAAAGGATTATTTTACAGGAtattaggaaaataaaatattttaaaagttttaaaattatataattcaatgaatTCATTATATAGGTTCGTCTGGACCATTGTAGGTATGTATGTtactattatacatttttaataatttatatatttataatacttacaGAATGTAATACCGGAGCAGCCGTAAATTTAGGtatatttcttccattttcatGAATGCTTGCTACCAAATTACTCATACTATATTGAGTACTATACTGTTGTTCATTTTTTACTGGTTCTGGTTTAATAACTTTTGGAGATATTGGCATAGTTATAAAAGCTCCACCTGTAGGTTGAAAACCTGATACTCCAGTTGGATTAACAGGACTATGATAAGGATATGTGCTGGGTAAAACAGAAACGCTTCCTCCTTTGTCCATAGAAGTATGATGATATTTCGTCGTAGTTTCAATGCCTGTTGAAGGTATTCGTGCTAGACaaacagaaattaaatttactatacTGTACTATATTGTTAAACATCATTgttgatttttatgtaatcaaatattaaaacaaacctTTTATCGGTTTAGGCCTACAGGTTATTTCTTGTTTAACATTTATTGCTTCTCTCTTCTGACCAGTTACTGGTGAGAACCGTGATTGCatataacatttcttttcaGTGTCTTCATCTTGTACATCATTATCACTATCTGTCAATTTATCTTtgcattttaaatctatttcagGTTGTGGATCTTCGCAGATTACCATTTGATCTTCGTCTGACGCATTACCATCTTCGTCCTGTTTTAAATCAGATTCTGTATTTTCAACTGGTAAAGGCATTTCCATTATTCGATGTGTATGTGACTGATTAATaacctaataaaatatataaatatattatttagcataaagaaaaattaaaatatttaaataacatagattaaatttacctCAATCGTAGGAGCTTCATTATATACCGTAGTAACGGGAACAGTAATTTCATCTGTAGCTCTTGGTGTTAATGGTACATCATCTGCTGGTGGTCCCATATCCGTTTCTTCTCCAgtactatttaattttcctcGAGATTCGCTACCTTTAAAACTTGTCGTTGAAGATTTTCGCCTATCTTTGCTACACCATTTCCAATCTGGATGTGCTTTAAAATGTGCTTCTTTCACTTCTGATGCAAGatcatgatatttttgtttttcttctggTCCTAAGGCATACCACCATTCCCCCAATATTTTAGATACAGTACGATTATCTTGATTCGGATGTCTTTGATGTACTACTGCACGATGTCGTTtagaaaaaatcataaatgcaTTCATCGGTCGGCGTATTCTATCTTTAGTctgtaaaatttaagatataatattattttaaaataaaaataataataataataataataataataataataataataataataataataataaataatattcttatcacATTATTCTTATCAAACTTACTTTAAGAGGACTCTGTGGTTCCTTGGAATGCAATGCACTAAGGGATTGACTGCGTCTCTTATTAGCATTAGCTTCGACTTCTGCAGGAGTTGTGGGTTCTGTTTCAAAAACAtcatcatcttcttcttcagcTGGAGTTATTGGATCTGGTCCTGGTCCAGATCCATCTTCACCAGGTGTACTCATACTAATTGGAATTGGAGGTGCACTTAATGGTGGACTCAATGCAGATGGTGGAGGACTCACTTCTGATTGATCCAAAACTGTTGTTTGCCAAGGAAAAGCtgctacaataaaatttttgtattaatcacAATGACTCTTTgattaattctgaaaataatagcgaaaaatacattattataatttactaaaacaaattattttcataaaggaGAGTGTTAGTATATAATagagattattttatgaataaattagcgaaatacatataattaatattatcttaaaatataatatattttaaataacttaaagatattataaaatttaatgaaaaataaaaaaaaattaatatcacttGTTCTCAAtcttaaagtaatattaaatattaaatactgaATCACTTAttctgatttaaataaaatgagataaaatatacaattcaatttacacattaacaattattattaacaaaaaatgaatcaattgCATTTGCTGTAAAAtagataatgatatattttgtataattcatacttattcataaaataaattacaaaaattataaaattattaaaatatttattatatttatataaattcatttttttaatattattataattatataatattaaattctaataatataatatattataaacaataacaatataaaaaatgtttaaattattatccatattgttattattaaatttttctactaaaaattgatataaattgatatagaaattattgatatagatataaataagttatttaaattattaatataaaataacaaaatatcaatattcttttaacaatCTTATAaagtaattcaataattttataatataaaaatatatttaatatttattaaatgaaaattactttttatttaattacttaaagtaaatattataagattgatcatatatatcattgacatattttacaataaatattagaataataatatattttatttgatagttAAAATTCAAACCTTTTTTCCAGTTGCGACCTGCATTATTCAATAATGATGGGGGATGGGACTGGTATGCAGGAGGAACATCATGACTACCAtctgtgaaaattattatttaatcaaatccgttaattaatgtaaaatgataAGATAGTATAATAGAaaacgcaataataataaacgcaatcataaataaaaattatataaaacaacaattttttatctaatattaaattatgtaataaaatatatttaataataatctgccaattaaaaaataaaaaattacaacaatcattctaaaacaaaaataaaaatcaagtttaatcgtataaaaatatattaaaatagttaagAAATAATGTTTACAAAATAATGATTCTGAAATCCATAAACTTACACAGAACtccattatttttagaattttcttctctaGATGATTGCGTTTTAGGAATCTGTACCAAATGCCCAGGTTGTACAATTACATGCTGGAAGACACTTGTTGGAGTAGGCGGATTTGAAGCTTCAGTAGTTGTCATTACAACACTCGTAGGGGGTGGTTGTGTTCTTTGCATATCCATATGAGTAGATACATGTGTAGCCACTTTATTTgcctaataataatgatatattttatttccatttattattagatatattttttatatttaatactcgTAATCAAAgtgaagttaaataaaattattaataaaattattaagattgcTTACTTGTAAAACGGATAATTTGTCGACATGGACGGATGAAACAGCAGGTGATTGCGGAGGCTGACATTGCGTTTGATGTAATGTTGCTGGAAGTTGACCTAAGTGATTCATTAATGCTGGTCTATATTTATCATCTTGATTAGTTATATGGCCTGCTGCAGATACGTCcatactattttttatcacaagatactttttttcatGTTGATGCTGCATCACATAAATTGGCTGATTTTGCGTTTGTGGTTGAGCATAATCAACAGGTTGTTCCAAAGGCTTATGTAGAAGAGTCAAATTTTGTGGTGTTGATGTAGATAGTGGCATATGAGGTGAATGAGATGgttttaatatttgtgaatTTTGTTCTGAAATTTCAGAATGATTAGGAAAACCATTATTCGTTGTAAGTGCATGTTGAAGAATGATGCCTTGTTGTTGTTGAGCTATAGTCGTCACAACCGATGGATGCCGCGGCGGTGGGCTTTGTTCTGACCATGATGAAGTTAGATTGGATCCTGGTATACCACGACTTACAGGAGAGATTCTTATCACGCTTGTTCCTATACTAGCAGGAACTGGGGCAGTTGGAGCTGAACGATTCGATCTAACCACTCGATTCGGTTCAGGTTTTATCACTTGCTGTTGATATTGAGTAAGGAAAGTAGATTGAGTAGGTGAATGTTTCCATTTCGCACCAGGCGAGATTAATGGAGTAGCATGATGAGCAGGACTTGAAATAGGCATAAACACATTGTTTTGATTCAGTCCCAAGGGTGGAACTGGAGATTGATTGATACAAGGAGATATCGAAGATTGTCCCGTTGGTGAAGAGAAAGCTGGTGTTGCCGATCTAGAACTTCCTAaagaaactataataaaaaaatattaaaaatttttttaaattaaaaatttttaaatttcgtaaaatattaaaatttaagaatttaccAAGCATATTAGCAGCTTCAGTTTCATCTGGATCAAATCGACCAGCAATTCTTTTATCTCCATAATTTGGAGAAGTATCAGAATCTCTAGATGTTTCTTCACCATCCATTTTGCCactaaatatttccattatttaatatacaaaactattaaattattatatttaatcaataaaactatttttcttaCCCAGGAAAAGTATTTGTCGGACCTCTAAGACAAGATCCTTTCAAACTAAGATGACGAGAACAATATCCTCTTCGTTGACTTTCTTTGGAACATCCTTCTTTACTACAAAGTCTACGCCATTGTTtaccattaaatttttttctaactcCACTTGGTGTAGCCACTACATCaccttttttatatctatgtgGCGTTGCCGCCTGAgatctatttaatattgaataattcaatattaaatttataattcttctatattttttatttattaattaagtcatatattttatttaattagcaTTATTACCTGGGCGTGGCTGCTTGAGAACGAGGAGTTATACTGCGTTGTTCAACTAAACTACTGGTACTTCCTCGACTTTGCATGCTGCTTCGTTTACTGCTCCCTGACAATTTTGCATCTGTcagttgaatatatttatattattataatttttattaatataaataaaatataaaattagaaaatatggacgtaataaaagttattaaaaaataaaataaatattataaaaattccaagatattatttacaataaagttacaatattataatttataataataatattttctgaaaatttattccatttcattttattaagaataaagatttatttctaataaatattttattaaaaatttctacatttctatatttaaatacacaaTAGAATTGTGCATTATCTAACCTGCATCTGAAGGGAATGTAATATCTTCCCTATCTAAGTCATCTTCACTTTCTAAATCATCATACGGTCGACTTCCATTACTTAATGCTGTAGTGGCAGGATGTGCAGAAGTGCCTAAAGTCATGAGAGGACTAGTACCAGTCGTTCTATAATAACCACCTGTATCACTATGAGTTGATATATGAGATGTATGATGAGAAGTGTGATGAAGTTGCAAAATTGGCACTGCTGTTGGAGCTTCTGAAGAATTTCGATAGCCATGTTCtacgaatcgaaaaaataaaggatttacttcaataagaataaaatttcttaattaaaaaattacattaagtttttaattatattttatagagataTCCCATACCAATTCCTTCGACCCTTGCAGAATCACAGTCTTCTAGTCCTTCCTCTAATTCATCCCACCAAGGAGGTTGCACTAATCGTAGATCCGCACGTGTCACAACATAACTATCATTTCGATCATCTTCCCTTGATATTTTAACAACAAAACGCTTAGGATTTGATAAAATCTTGCACACTGTCCCTTTTACAAACACTTTAGCCGCATCAATATGATTGTTTGATGGACACTTGATACAAACTTTTGCATCTAAAGTCACTTGCCCAACCGAGGGGCTCGCATCACCTATCACATCGTACCTTCCCGCACCCAAAACGTCAGTATAACGCATTAGTTTTCTTTCTCCATCAAactcaatataaatttctccttGAACAACATTACGAATAACACCtggataataatatgaatccCTTAAAGCTAACACTCTGTGGTCGCGCCACTCACTGAGATCAATAGCAACAGGCCGAGGACGAGGACGTAAAGGTTCCTCTCGAACAGAATAATCCACTGCTGTACTTTGAGGTGGTAAAACTACCACTGAATGTGCCGAGGATacctaatattaaaatatcatgattaatacatatagaattatattttaaaatattatctcagtttgatgaaatatctttttaatgatttttagtgataatgttttcaaaattcctattatttataacttatcattttttattcaaagtataaataaaacaaaaattatcatgAATTGTAcgaacattatatttaaaaaaagaaattaaaattttttatatgtattttagaaaataaataaaatatattttctgaaaattatttattaagtatttatatatatgaatttataaaataattaataacaatttcattattaaaacatacatatatagagaTTCTTAAAtctaaaacataaattaaatttaagtttaataatttcataatcatttttctttttctttaatagatatcagaaataaattatgtacataaattatttattaaatatttatatatatgaatttataaaataattaataacaatttcattattaaagcATACATGTATagagatttttaaatctaagacttaagttaaatttaagtttaataatttcataatcatttttctttttctttaatagatatcaaaaataaattatgtacataaattatttatatatatatataatgtatatatatgtagatactatttatcaaataagaaaatataaattttttttagatagataaaatgttatgaataacataatttaactttcttatttcttcaaaatttgcataaaacttaataatttaaaaaaataataagatattttacataaattgtgTTCGCATTTTATTGGTAAACAAAAATtcatgttttcttttattgtatttttaaattatattttgaatcatattcgtatctaaataatattattatttaatattatatagtttatcatagagaaaaaaacttcttaaatatttatctttattcttaattttctcataatgtgtttcataatataattttttcaatagtgaaatcattttaaaaataaaaaatcattttaataatcagaaaagtatttaaaatcacaatatattacttattacatttttgattttaattcgatatttcatcaagatattatcttatagttaattctcttataaaattgttcttgCTATACGCACTTGATAACAATCTGATTCTTGTTGTTGCGGAGATTGCCGAGTTGCTGAAGTTGACTGTTGAACTAAACCTGATTGACTGAGTGGCATATTCGGTGCCCGTATGTTTACCATATTATTTACGGTTCTTGTTACATTGCTGCTTTTATCCATTTCCTCAAGCTccgataaatcatattttcgtttctttggAAGTTTCTTAGCACTGATCGTTGGATCAGACGGATCCCGCTGAGGAGGCACCGGCGGCGGGGGTGGTTGTTCCGGAATAGATTTCTCTTCAATCGAACTGCCGCCACCACCCCCGCCTGCTCCATATTGTCCGCCTCCAAGGGGATCCCGTTTTTCGTGCATCTCAGAGTGAGCAGTCAGCATTTTGGCCACCTCACGCTGCTCtgtaaattaagaataaaatattaaaaaaattttttttgggattcatttttaaacatttaaaaagattattctcttaacattatttttttataatctaaaaagttaaacaatttaaaaattaagaataaaaaggaataagaaagaaaatatagagaaataaatagattaaattccacatgatataaaaagtagatgtaagaaacgaagaattttaatttattttttatttatattataataatattattataaataataaagattttattatttaatagaattaaatatcaattgaatttttattataataataatgcaatatatattcaacttgaatataaaatataaaactgaattatttagaatataaattcctAATTGTTTACACGgatgattcataaaaataataatattcattgcgtttgtaaatattatgcaTGAATACTAAaatgaatagataaatataaaatttgattcataATCATTGatctatattcattaatttataattttataaaactaatataagataatattacatatataaatatttaagtatatatgcattttttttagctTAGTAACTGtaagtttcaaaatatacataaaaatattataaatagtaaatatataatagataatataattatcaatttcaaattaatgcattatttaattgctatttcatttcaattatcatcattgtttaaaatcttatataaaatatttttataaaatattaataatataaacaatataatcttgtgatattatctataaaaatattatctaaaaaaaatattacaaataaataatttcacatagaagtttatttttatctagttatattaataatattatatgtatttcaaacatttaaaattaagataaaagatattttccgaattatatgtttaatttcatttatacactaaaattctatatttagaatgtttgatttcataatatttaagtaatatttagtgttaagtaatattaagtattatttagTGTTACGACGTAACTGATGCTTCATTAAATCACCATTTcataatttccatttcaaataataacaattctttattttaattatcacctgtaataatttt encodes the following:
- the LOC107997543 gene encoding putative transcription factor capicua isoform X3; this encodes MLTAHSEMHEKRDPLGGGQYGAGGGGGGSSIEEKSIPEQPPPPPVPPQRDPSDPTISAKKLPKKRKYDLSELEEMDKSSNVTRTVNNMVNIRAPNMPLSQSGLVQQSTSATRQSPQQQESDCYQVSSAHSVVVLPPQSTAVDYSVREEPLRPRPRPVAIDLSEWRDHRVLALRDSYYYPGVIRNVVQGEIYIEFDGERKLMRYTDVLGAGRYDVIGDASPSVGQVTLDAKVCIKCPSNNHIDAAKVFVKGTVCKILSNPKRFVVKISREDDRNDSYVVTRADLRLVQPPWWDELEEGLEDCDSARVEGIEHGYRNSSEAPTAVPILQLHHTSHHTSHISTHSDTGGYYRTTGTSPLMTLGTSAHPATTALSNGSRPYDDLESEDDLDREDITFPSDADAKLSGSSKRSSMQSRGSTSSLVEQRSITPRSQAATPRSQAATPHRYKKGDVVATPSGVRKKFNGKQWRRLCSKEGCSKESQRRGYCSRHLSLKGSCLRGPTNTFPGGKMDGEETSRDSDTSPNYGDKRIAGRFDPDETEAANMLVSLGSSRSATPAFSSPTGQSSISPCINQSPVPPLGLNQNNVFMPISSPAHHATPLISPGAKWKHSPTQSTFLTQYQQQVIKPEPNRVVRSNRSAPTAPVPASIGTSVIRISPVSRGIPGSNLTSSWSEQSPPPRHPSVVTTIAQQQQGIILQHALTTNNGFPNHSEISEQNSQILKPSHSPHMPLSTSTPQNLTLLHKPLEQPVDYAQPQTQNQPIYVMQHQHEKKYLVIKNSMDVSAAGHITNQDDKYRPALMNHLGQLPATLHQTQCQPPQSPAVSSVHVDKLSVLQANKVATHVSTHMDMQRTQPPPTSVVMTTTEASNPPTPTSVFQHVIVQPGHLVQIPKTQSSREENSKNNGVLYGSHDVPPAYQSHPPSLLNNAGRNWKKAAFPWQTTVLDQSEVSPPPSALSPPLSAPPIPISMSTPGEDGSGPGPDPITPAEEEDDDVFETEPTTPAEVEANANKRRSQSLSALHSKEPQSPLKTKDRIRRPMNAFMIFSKRHRAVVHQRHPNQDNRTVSKILGEWWYALGPEEKQKYHDLASEVKEAHFKAHPDWKWCSKDRRKSSTTSFKGSESRGKLNSTGEETDMGPPADDVPLTPRATDEITVPVTTVYNEAPTIEVINQSHTHRIMEMPLPVENTESDLKQDEDGNASDEDQMVICEDPQPEIDLKCKDKLTDSDNDVQDEDTEKKCYMQSRFSPVTGQKREAINVKQEITCRPKPIKARIPSTGIETTTKYHHTSMDKGGSVSVLPSTYPYHSPVNPTGVSGFQPTGGAFITMPISPKVIKPEPVKNEQQYSTQYSMSNLVASIHENGRNIPKFTAAPVLHSQPLQSLGTILRPLTSAVPYQPSFTLTLLDNDLVAVSKPQQGSQYLGPTPPHSRMYCGFHIPISDAGNRNISSQALVSGNKMETQSVIVTKPYSVPTTSTTSTYRGIGHPIARLAEPEKNENQIGNNHAQFYVTNVKSDQERKDTVNILLSATNDKHKQPSTPHTPHTPLSNHGSTEIPTNKSYSMDETQPNDIGPSKGPFMLAPTPAQLGRAPLQRRQSMAMPPTSNAGDHGPLTSQHCDNRPQTNTSQATEQIQQQQNFSESHASPSPSTKKGSFFKKNVEDGMDRVLEQVNFQEKFSSLPEFKPEDIQSPSAISINTVGSSGHGSVVTSGLHPSNLQSSIQMQSYRKKSAQGPHRPTMNEDDIESDTSISATPKSTSSVKLTGNTFFGPDFNVDAYRTNTDLVDVDASSPRTPKTPGGGAGNSVGIGRSENERGHRKVLEQRRHLVMQLFQEHGYFPSTQATTTFQAKHSDIFPNKTSLQLKIREVRQKLKANSTPMSANSLVSPLPVSESSPNITGPLTAPPTSMGAPHSLPVSSSGS